The proteins below come from a single Drosophila kikkawai strain 14028-0561.14 chromosome 3R, DkikHiC1v2, whole genome shotgun sequence genomic window:
- the LOC108084911 gene encoding protein Nazo-like, producing MSVSTQELIKALSILVDNENVQVTFQESAKGAAVCVLSALLGGLLLGPRGVALGGGIGAIAAYGLTEGKFKPLSEIIASDLSKSEREALRDHVVNAIFNIRRIDAVQVVGLILSIEDIRNFALNKVRSFVTERMGLTIVD from the exons atgtcCGTAAGCACCCAAGAACTCATAAAGGCCCTGTCCATTTTGGTCGACAACGAGAACGTCCAGGTGACATTCCAGGAGTCCGCCAAGGGAGCCGCAGTCTGCGTCCTTTCCGCCTTGCTCGGTGGCCTACTGCTGGGTCCCCGTGGGGTGGCGTTGGGTGGAGGCATTGGAGCCATTGCAGCCTATGGTTTGACCGAAG GAAAGTTCAAGCCGCTGAGTGAGATCATAGCGAGTGACTTGTCCAAAAGCGAGCGCGAAGCACTAAGGGATCACGTGGTTAATGCGATCTTCAATATCAGGCGCATCGATGCCGTTCAGGTCGTAGGACTAATTCTGAGTATCGAGGATATTAGAAATTTCGCCCTAAACAAGGTTAGGTCCTTTGTTACCGAACGTATGGGACTTACCATTGTCGATT
- the ato gene encoding protein atonal, producing MSSSEIYRYYYKTSEDLQGFKTAATEPYFNPMAAYNPGVVSHYQFNCNSLASSSNYLSANGFISFEQASSDGWISSSSPASHRSESPEYVDLNTMYNGGCNMQPQQQQYGLILEQGVVPTAAAVQGPPAVTTPPAVEAMGSSNVGTCKTVPAPVAAVPKPKRSYSKKNQQVAATSPASTSAAASSETTATMNLYTDEFQNFDFDNSALFDDSVEDDDDLMLFGSGGEDFDGNDGSFDLADGEGDAAAAGSGKKRRGKQITPVVKRKRRLAANARERRRMQNLNQAFDRLRQYLPCLGNDRQLSKHETLQMAQTYISALGDLLR from the coding sequence ATGTCATCCAGTGAGATCTATCGCTACTACTACAAGACCTCCGAGGACTTGCAGGGCTTCAAGACGGCGGCCACCGAGCCGTACTTCAACCCCATGGCCGCCTACAATCCCGGCGTGGTGAGCCACTACCAATTCAACTGCAACTcgctggccagcagcagcaactaccTGTCGGCCAACGGATTCATTAGCTTCGAGCAGGCCAGCTCCGATGGCTGGATCTCCTCGTCCTCGCCGGCCAGCCACCGGTCCGAGAGTCCCGAGTATGTGGATCTCAATACCATGTACAATGGTGGCTGCAACATGCaaccccagcagcagcagtatgGACTGATCCTGGAGCAGGGAGTGGTTcctacagcagcagcagttcaaGGACCACCGGCTGTTACCACTCCGCCGGCTGTGGAGGCAATGGGCTCCTCTAATGTGGGCACTTGCAAGACTGTGCCCGCTCCAGTTGCTGCCGTCCCTAAACCCAAGCGCTCCTACTCCAAGAAGAACCAGCAAGTGGCGGCCACTTCGCCTGCCTCTACCTCAGCCGCCGCCTCGTCAGAAACCACAGCCACAATGAACCTCTACACCGACGAGTTCCAGAACTTTGACTTCGACAACTCCGCCCTGTTCGATGACAGCGTCGAGGACGATGACGATCTGATGCTCttcggcagcggcggcgaggATTTCGATGGCAACGATGGCTCCTTCGACCTGGCCGATGGAGAGGGTGATGCCGCCGCAGCGGGTTCCGGCAAGAAGAGGCGTGGCAAGCAGATCACTCCGGTGGTCAAGCGGAAGCGCCGCCTGGCCGCCAACGCCCGAGAGCGTCGTCGGATGCAGAACCTCAATCAGGCCTTCGACCGACTCAGGCAGTACCTTCCCTGCCTGGGCAACGACCGCCAGTTGTCCAAGCACGAGACCCTGCAGATGGCCCAGACCTACATCTCTGCCCTGGGGGATCTGCTGCGATAA
- the LOC108085052 gene encoding probable ATP-dependent RNA helicase DDX55 homolog: MSRKTWDSLDKPPLSEAVLQVVQSFGFRQMTPVQTAAIPLLLARKDVSAEAVTGSGKTLAFLVPLLEILQRRHKESAWGAKEIGALIISPTRELARQISEVLAKFLEHEDLEHLNQQLIVGGNSIEEDIATLKKETPCILVCTPGRLEDLFQRKGDDLNLAARVKSLEFLVLDEADRLLDLGFKTSVNNILGYLPRQRRTGLFSATQTTEVTDLIRAGLRNPVLVSVKEKASVNTPARLQNFYRIVEPERKFVALLEFLSSPATRTGKVMVFFPTCACVEYWTEALPPFLAKRTVLGIHGKMKNKRANVVEKFRNEPQAVLLCTDVLARGLDVPEIEWVVQWDPPSTASSFVHRVGRTARQGNEGNALVFLLPSEDSYVHFLRINQKVDLNELTQEEDGEDTPAMELPAVLQKLHRLQAADKGVYDKGMRAFVSHVRAYTKHECSAILRLKDLDLGKMATAYGLLQLPRMPEFKNYKGDGYIAPTFEVDVNKLTYKNVQKEQVRQIKQQKYEETGSWPGLKKHQKRTESWDQTKKAKLDAKSKKELRKAKKKRKKETEAEAGGSGPGKRKRQQFSQEDLDELASDIRLFKRLKKNKISEEDYDKAMGIKDDD, translated from the coding sequence ATGTCGCGAAAAACATGGGATTCCCTGGACAAACCGCCGCTCTCCGAGGCTGTGCTGCAGGTGGTGCAGAGCTTCGGCTTCCGGCAGATGACGCCCGTCCAAACGGCTGCCATACCGCTGCTCCTGGCGCGGAAAGATGTCTCCGCAGAGGCTGTCACGGGCAGCGGGAAAACGCTGGCCTTCCTCGTGCCCCTGCTGGAAATTCTGCAACGACGCCACAAGGAGTCCGCCTGGGGCGCCAAGGAGATCGGAGCACTCATCATCTCGCCCACCAGGGAACTAGCTCGCCAGATATCTGAGGTGCTGGCTAAGTTCCTGGAGCACGAGGATCTGGAGCACCTGAATCAACAGTTGATTGTGGGCGGCAACAGCATCGAGGAGGATATCGCCACGCTCAAGAAGGAGACTCCCTGCATACTGGTGTGCACCCCCGGCCGACTCGAGGATCTCTTTCAGCGGAAAGGAGACGATCTGAATCTGGCGGCGCGAGTCAAGAGCCTGGAGTTTTTGGTCCTCGACGAAGCCGATCGCCTGCTGGACTTGGGCTTTAAGACCAGTGTAAATAATATTCTCGGCTACCTGCCCAGGCAGCGAAGAACTGGCCTGTTCTCCGCCACCCAGACCACGGAGGTTACAGACCTAATCAGAGCAGGATTACGAAATCCTGTACTGGTTTCAGTGAAAGAGAAGGCCTCCGTGAACACACCCGCTCGTCTGCAGAACTTCTACAGGATTGTCGAACCGGAGCGCAAGTTCGTGGCCCTGCTGGAGTTTCTCAGCTCGCCCGCCACTCGAACCGGCAAGGTGATGGTCTTCTTTCCCACATGCGCCTGCGTGGAGTACTGGACCGAGGCCCTGCCTCCGTTTCTGGCCAAACGCACTGTGCTGGGCATCCACGGGAAGATGAAGAACAAACGGGCCAATGTGGTGGAGAAGTTTCGCAACGAACCGCAGGCCGTGCTTCTTTGCACAGATGTCCTGGCACGCGGCTTGGATGTGCCCGAAATCGAGTGGGTGGTGCAATGGGATCCGCCCTCCACTGCCTCCAGCTTCGTGCATCGCGTGGGACGTACAGCTCGGCAAGGTAATGAGGGCAACGCTTTGGTGTTTCTCCTGCCCAGCGAAGATTCTTATGTTCACTTCCTGAGGATCAACCAGAAAGTGGACCTGAATGAACTGACCCAGGAGGAAGACGGGGAGGATACCCCAGCGATGGAACTGCCAGCTGTGCTGCAGAAACTGCATCGCCTCCAGGCGGCAGACAAGGGTGTCTACGACAAAGGAATGCGCGCCTTCGTTTCCCATGTGAGAGCCTACACCAAACATGAATGCAGCGCCATTCTCCGGCTGAAGGATCTTGATCTGGGAAAGATGGCCACTGCCTACGGACTCCTGCAACTGCCCCGCATGCCAGAGTTCAAGAACTACAAGGGCGATGGCTACATTGCGCCCACCTTCGAGGTGGATGTTAACAAGCTGACCTACAAAAATGTCCAGAAGGAGCAAGTGCGTCAGATAAAGCAGCAAAAATACGAGGAAACCGGCAGCTGGCCGGGCCTGAAGAAGCACCAAAAGCGCACAGAGTCATGGGATCAGACCAAGAAGGCCAAGCTGGACGCCAAGTCAAAGAAAGAGCTGCGCAAGGCGAAAAAGAAGCGCAAGAAGGAGACGGAAGCAGAAGCCGGGGGCTCGGGACCTGGCAAGCGAAAGAGGCAGCAGTTCAGCCAGGAGGATCTCGATGAGCTGGCCAGCGACATTCGGCTGTTCAAGCGGCTTAAAAAGAACAAGATCAGCGAGGAGGACTATGACAAGGCAATGGGCATAAAGGACGATGATTGA
- the LOC108084958 gene encoding solute carrier family 23 member 2: protein MELNNVEIGGESSKTHAEAATTPSSDEKVKPQLLYAINDNPPWYLSIFLAFQHYLTMIGAIVSIPFILTPALCMSDEDANRGIIISTMIFVTGIVTYFQATWGVRLPIVQGGTISFLVPTLAILSLPQWKCPAQAEMDAMNQADREELWQVRMRELSGAIAVSAMVQVILGYTGLVGKILKYVTPLTIVPTVSLVGLTLFEHAAETASKHWGIAVGTTGMLTLFSQIMSNVSIPVPAYRKGHGVEVRQFQLFRLFPVLLTIMIMWGLCGILTATDVFPPGHPSRTDVRLNVLTSAKWFYVPYPGQFGLPSVTLSGVLGMLAGVLACTVESLSYYPTVSQMSGAHSPPLHAINRGIGTEGLGTVLAGLWGAGNGTNTFGENVGAIGVTKIGSRRVIQWAAFIMVLQGVIGKFGAIFILIPDSVVGGIFCVMFGMIIAFGLSTLQYVDLRSARNLYILGLSIFFPMVLCRWMQLHPGSIDTGNTTVDSTLSVLLGTTILVGGVLGCLLDNLIPGTPAERGLIEWANEMPLGDDNINDGTATDYDFPCGMDAIRSWRWTYKIPFLPTYKLQKQS, encoded by the exons ATGGAGCTAAATAATGTTGAAATCGGC GGTGAATCATCAAAGACCCACGCTGAAGCTGCTACCACACCTTCGAGCGATGAGAAGGTCAAGCCGCAGTTGTTATACGCCATTAATGACAATCCACCGTGGTATCTGAGCATCTTCCTGGCCTTCCAACATTACCTCACCATGATCGGAGCCATTGTCTCAATACCCTTTATACTGACGCCGGCACTGTGCATGTCCGATGAGGACGCAAATCGCGGTATTATCATTTCAACAATGATCTTTGTCACCGGCATCGTGACCTACTTCCAGGCCACTTGGGGCGTGCGTTTGCCCATTGTCCAGGGTGGAACTATCTCTTTTTTGGTTCCGACTCTCGCCATTTTGTCCTTACCGCAGTGGAAGTGTCCGGCGCAAGCCGAGATGGATGCCATGAATCAGGCCGATCGGGAGGAACTGTGGCAAGTGCGCATGCGCGAGCTATCCGGCGCCATCGCTGTATCTGCGATGGTGCAAGTCATCCTTGGCTACACAGGCCTGGTGGGCAAGATCCTAAAGTACGTGACTCCATTGACAATTGTGCCCACGGTGTCTCTGGTGGGTCTCACACTATTTGAGCATGCGGCGGAGACTGCCTCGAAGCATTGGGGTATTGCTGTGGG AACCACTGGAATGCTGACACTCTTTTCGCAAATAATGTCCAATGTATCCATACCGGTGCCGGCGTATCGCAAGGGTCATGGAGTGGAGGTGCGCCAGTTCCAGTTGTTCCGCCTCTTCCCCGTCCTACTGACAATTATGATCATGTGGGGACTATGCGGCATCCTAACGGCTACGGACGTCTTTCCACCGGGCCATCCATCTCGAACTGATGTGCGACTCAATGTGCTGACCAGCGCCAAGTGGTTCTACGTGCCCTATCCGGGCCAGTTTGGTTTGCCCTCAGTGACGCTGTCCGGCGTGCTGGGAATGCTGGCAGGAGTGCTGGCGTGCACAGTGGAGTCGCTGAGTTATTATCCCACTGTGTCCCAGATGTCCGGTGCTCACTCGCCGCCGCTGCATGCTATCAATCGGGGCATCGGCACCGAGGGATTAGGAACTGTGTTGGCCGGACTCTGGGGCGCCGGAAATGGAACTAATACATTTGGTGAGAACGTTGGTGCCATTGGAGTTACCAAG ATCGGATCGCGTCGGGTGATTCAATGGGCTGCTTTTATCATGGTGCTCCAAGGAGTAATTGGAAAGTTCGGTGCCATCTTCATCCTCATTCCCGACTCCGTTGTGGGGGGGATCTTTTGCGTGATGTTTGGCATGATCATTGCCTTCGGCCTGTCTACGCTGCAGTATGTTGACCTGCGATCAGCGAGAAATCTCTACATCTTGGGACTCTCCATATTCTTCCCCATGGTGCTGTGCCGCTGGATGCAATTGCATCCCGGGTCAATCGACACCGGCAACACCACTGTGGATTCCACGTTGTCGGTGTTGCTGGGCACAACGATACTGGTGGGAGGAGTTCTGGGATGCCTGCTGGACAATCTGATACCTGGAACTCCGGCGGAAAGGGGCCTCATCGAGTGGGCCAACGAGATGCCCCTGGGTGATGACAACATCAACGACGGCACAGCCACTGACTATGATTTCCCGTGTGGTATGGATGCTATTCGCAGCTGGCGGTGGACCTACAAAATCCCGTTTTTACCCACCTATAAGCTCCAGAAGCAGAGTTAA